taccaaatggttttggtgactgttgctttataatatagttctagatcaagtacaaataggccaccttcatttgatttttttttcattaattcccttgaaattctcgaccttttgttcttccatatgaattttgttgttattttttctagatcattaaaatagtttcttgagagtctgattggtatagcactaaataaataaattagtttagggagtattgtcatcttgattatatttgctcggcctatccaagagcactgaatgtctttccaattatttaaatctgactttatttttgtggcaagtgttttgtaattttactcatataattcctgactttcctttggtagatatattcccaaatattttatattatcgacagttattttgaatggaatttctctttgtatctcttgctgttggattgtgttggtaatgtataaaaatgctgaggatttatgtggatttattttatatcctgcaatttgctaaagttctgaattatttctaatagctttttagcagagtctttggggttctctaagtataccatcatatcatctgcaaagagtgatagtttgatttcctcattacctactctaattccttgaatctctttctcggctcttattgccaagggttagtatttctaatacaatattgaatagtaatggtgatagtgggcaaactttttcactcctgatcttactgggaaagtttcaagtttatcgccattacatatgatgtttactgacaactttaaatatatgctccttattattttaaggaatagtccatttatgcctatactctcaagtgtttttagtaggaatggatataggattttattaaatgctttttctgcatctgttgagatgatcatatggtttttgttaatttggttattgatatagtcgattatgctaatagctttcctaatattgaaccagccctgcattgctggtataaatcccacttggtcatagtgtattatcctggggatgattttctgtagtctttttgctaatattttatttaaggttttagcatcaatattcattagggagattagtctataattttctttctcagatttcagcctacctggtttaggtatcagtaccatgtctgtgtcataaaaggaacttggtaggactccttcaatccctattttttcaaatagtttatatagcattggagttagttgttctttaaatgtttggtagaattcacatgtaaatccatctggtcctggggattttttcttagggagttggttaatagcttgttctatttctttttctgaaataggactatttagattatttacttcttcctctgttaatctgggcaaactatatttttgaaggtattcttccatttcatttaagttattgaatttattggcataaaattgagcaaagtagctcctaactattgttctaatttcctcttcattagtggcgagttcccTCTTTTcgtttttaagactaacaatttgcttttcctctttcctttttaaaatcagatttactaagggtttgtctattttgttgtttttttcatagaatcaacttttagttttattaattaattcaatagtttgtttttttttttactttcaattttattaatctcaccttttattttttgaatttcaagttttgtgtttgtctgggggtttttaatttgttccttttctagcaattttagttgtaagcccaattcgttggccctctttttctctattttatgcaagtaggcctgtagagatataaaacttccccttattactgctttggctgtatcccacacattttggtatgatgtctcattattgtcattttcttgggtgaagttattaattatgtctatgatttgctgttttacccaatcattctttagtataagattatttagtttccaattattttttggtctcttttcccctggctttttattaaatgttattttgattgcattatggtctgaaaaggatgccttactatttattttacttactattttattttactatttctgccttactgcatttgattttgaggtttttatgccctagtatatgatcaatttttgtataggttccatgaactgctgagaagaaagtatattcctttctgtctccatttagctttcgccaaagatctatcatatcaaacttttctagtattctatttacctctttgacttctttcttatttattttgtggtttgatttatctaattctgagagtgcaaggttgagatctcccgctattatagttttgctatctatttcctcttgcagctctcttaatttctcttttaagaatttagatgctgcaccacttggtgcatacatgtttaatattgatactgtttcactattgatgcttccctttagcagcatataatgcccttccttatctcttttaattagatcaatttttgtttttgcttgatctgagatgaggatggctactcctgcttttttggttttgcctgaagcataatagattctgctccacccttttacttttagtttgagtgtttcctgtaaacaacatatagtaggattctgacttttaatccagtctgctaactgcttcctctttatgaggcagtttgccccattcacatttatggttagaaggactaattctatattgcttgccatcctattaacccctgcttatgcttttcccctttccttccctcttaccctcctatccagtattaaactggtgaacaccacttgcttttcacagctctccctttttaggatccctcccccaccttaaagatcctccccttattttaccccttttcctcgaaattactgtattcccttccccttagcttactccttccctttcacttttcaatgaagtggaagaagtttcaccataaatcgaatatgtctattgatacacactatgttcatctccctcctttctttctctcagatataataggttacctttgcctcttcatgagatgtagtaccaccactttacacttttttatgatataatctcctttccacctctagtttctaagacaaattgtacatgtgttctttacatattttttttgacagaagtatagttctcaagatttctttttacctttttagaaatctcttgagttctgtatttgaagatcaaaccttttatgtaggtctggttttttcatcaaaaatagatggaattcatttatttcgttaaatgtccatcttcttccctggaaaacgatgctcattcttgctgggtaagttattcttggctgcataccaagttccttagcctttcggaatatcatgttccaggccctgcgttcttttaatgtggacgctgctagatcccgggttatccttattgtggctcctccatatttgaattgcttttttctagctgcttccaatatttttccttcgtctgatggttcttgaacttggccactatatttcttggtgttttgattttagggtccctttcagtaggtgatcgatgaattttttcaatgtctattttaccctctgtttctaaaacgtctgggcagttctctttgataatttcctcaaaaatggtatccaagctcttttttttcctcacatttttcagggagtcggattattctcaaattgtctctcctggatctgttttccaggtctattgtcttccaataaggtacttgacattcttttcaattgtttcatttctctggttttgcttgacaacttcttggtttctccttgagtcattcatttctacttgttcgattctaatttttaatgatgcattttcttcactcactttttttatatctttttgcaattgtcaaattgagtttttaagtgagtttttttcttctatggaattttttttccatttcatccattttattttttaagagaactgttttctttttccagctcactaatcctgttttccttggagttgtttaccttttccaattcattaattttatttctcaatgatttgatctctttatccactctggatgacttctccaggctctcttgccaagcttccctttccttttcccatttctcttccagctctcttgtgagagcctttttgatttcctctatgagagtcttgtgtattgaggagcagctcatatcccccttaggggattcctctggagacagtctgcttttagtctcctcagtatttgaagtctgctctctctccatacagaagctgtcaatggttagagcccttttaaatttttgttcattttgtcagagcgggaatcgaagaaaacaaatggacaagagaaacaattggtctgtttctgagggggctggggctggatggtgtgccaagcttcctctacagactgcgggagacagcagcaaggcactagcatgagagtgatggctgtgctgcgtctgcgctctgaggctctaagaacgcgctgagtcactccgggtgggggtgggggtggccaggtgcTGAGAGACACTACCTTTCCGggattttattcttcacctccagtgtttacaccctctcccgctgctcctggcttgcagccaagatggaacatccacactggggtaaaggtcgttttgcagaaatggaagagatcgcacccctccccactccggtctgagctgtgtgagctgcctgcctcactcttgctacctgccctcagtctgcacccagtctgttcgtcccctcccctgagcaaacacagaccttctctggtgaatttcaaggatggcttctgttggtgattatttgtgggtttcttttcccgtcaagcattaactctgaggattgtcatgaagtaagtcctgagagaaaacgcagagctcaagtagctgtctgcctccgtgccgccatcttggccagaagttccAAGACTGTGGTTCTTATTGTAGCTTGCCACACGTGCCCTCTTGGCCAGAGAGAGGTTATGGGAGACTGCTGGCTGAAGGATTTTCTGGCTCTGACCTTTCCCAGGGGTCTCCTGTGGTTGTGTGACCCCCGGTCGGAGTCTTGGGAGAGCTCCTTGGCACACAGCCTTCCAGTCCTTGCCATGGGTAATGTCACCTTGGTCTGTACCCCTGTAGGGCCTTTCCTCCATGGTGGAGGTGGTAGCATTCCCGGGCTGGAATCCCCGAAGATCGTGATGGAGACAAGTGTCCAGGAAGTTCTTGTCCAGGGTGACATTTTTGTTGTTAGTCACGACTGTTGGTGAAACTCGtgcctttccccctctcccttgcACTTCAGGTAGGTATTATGCCCAGAGGCTCCTCTGTGGCCCTGTGAGCCACTGGCGTCATGGGCCGAAAGTTCCTTCAGAAATGTGTGCGGTCACGGCGGCTGCTCTGGTTGGCCAGACCACCTGCTGCAGGGAGTGTCTGTGACCCGGCCACGCACGCTGGCCCATGAGCACTTGGTGCTCACTCACGGCTGAGTGCCCTGACTTTGAGTGAGGCTCCCATGAGCTGAGAGCTCCAGCCTCCTCAGCAGTCCAGGGGGAGGAGAGGGCTCGGCAATCCCTCTACCCCTTCTGACAAGTGAGGCGTCGCAGTGCACCCACTGGCCGCATTGCATCAAGGCCGACTCCTTTGCTGGGGAGCTCTCCCACAGGCCATGTGGATATGGATCAAGGTATTCCTTGCACTGTGGAGTTCATTCCAAAGGCAGTGCAGCAAGGGGCTCGGCAGCAGGACGGCTGGCAACGGGAAGGTCCGGAGCCAGTGGCCGGGCCTGCCTGTGATGGGCAAGAGCCTGGCCGAGTGTCCCCTCAGGTTCAAAGGCCTATTCCTTGTGAGCTCGACGCCAGAAAGCTGAAGGGACAGGGAAGTCATTCTAGAGAAATGATGCCACGGACATTCTTACTAATCAATTCATGTGAAGGTTCCCCCCTCCTGTGTCCTGGTGCAGCTAGCTTCATGATGTGCTTGGGTATAGTGATGGCGAACACAGGGGAAAGATTTCAAGGCAATAAGATTGTGGCCTGCAAGGCAGGGGGCAGAGTGTGGGTGCGATGTGTCAGGGCCCGGCTCTGCAGGTCCAtggagaggtgtgtgtgtgtggcatgCCATTCACTTTGGGAACTGTCTCCTGGAGATTCATGGGCTCCAATGGCTGCCTTGTGCAAGTGTGAGGCTCCCGCTTTCCCAGCTGGGCCCAACATGAGCAAAGAGGATGAGTGAGAAGCCAGAAAAGTGAGTTGATGCTGTTTATTAGCAGGCAGGCCGTGGTCAAGGCCATCCCCGGGCATTTTGACATGAGAGAGAGCCTGCCAGGGGCTGCAAGCAGTGGGCCCGGGTGTACAATGAAGCAGGTGCTAAGGCTGGGGCAGCCAGGGTTTGGAAGAGACCCACATGGGTTCTGCTGCCATAAATGTTTGCTGCACCTTGCTATCTGTGCAATCTTGGGAAGGTGGGGGGTGTAGGGAGTCGGGTCAGTTGCTGAGGCTGATGCCCGTGGAGGGAGCTGGGAGACCCGCAGAAGTGGGGCCCGGGgtgggggagagacagagggcGTCAGCCAGGGGGACAGAGAGCAGTAGCCTGGGCTCAGCAGCAAGATTTCTGGCCGCAGCTGGGGGCGCAGCAGGCGGGTTTGCAGCAGGCGGGCCGGCAGACCAGGGACACGCAGGAGGCGGGGCGGCAGCAGGGGGCGGCCGGGCAGCAGGAGGGTGCACAGCAGCAAGAGGAGGAGGACGTGGGGCCGCAGCAAGAGGGTCTGCAGGAGACGGGTGCGCAGCAGGAGGCCAGGCCGCACACGGGGCGGCACATGAGGGGCACGCAGCAGGCCGGGCGGCAGCAGCTGGGCTGGCAGCAGCTGGAGGTGGGGCAGCAGGCTCTGGTCACACAGCAGCTGGGCTTGCAGCACACAGGCAGGGAGATGCAGCAGCTGGGCTTACAGCACACGGGGACGCAGCAGCAGGACTGCACCGAGCAGAGAGAGGCAGTGCAGCAAGGGGTTGGGCAGCAGGACTGCTGGCAGCAGGAAGATCCGCAGCCAGAGGGCTGGCAGCCAGACAGCTGGCAGCAGGATGGCGAGCAGGAGGAGGTGCAGAGAGCCTGGCAGGGGCTGGGTTCACAGGCCACCTGGCAGGTGGCGGGCACGCAGCAGACTGGCCGGCACACGAGGGTCAGGCAGGAGGCCGGTGTGCAGCAGGGGGCCGGGCAGCAGGGGGCTGGGCAGCAGCCGGGTTCACAACAGCTCTCCGGGCAGTCGTCCAGCTGCCAGGAAGAGCCGGTGCAAGAACTGGGCAAGCAGACTCTGTTGCTGCCGCAGCTCACATCACTGGAACAGACTGAGACGGCCGAGGCTGTGGGAAAGCAAGGCCCAGAGAAACAGGTGTCTGCCATGGTGGGAGTGGTGGGTGGGTGCCTTGGGTGGCAGAGGCCGGGAAACGGGTGTCAGCGAGGGGCCGAGTGTGTGATGCAGGGAGGTGCGGGAGCCTCACTGGGATGGAGCTGGTGTCTGTGCCTGTGGgcgtgagtgtgagtgtgagtgtgggtgtgagtgtgagtgaagGTGTGGGGCTGAGTGTGAAGGTGGCTCAGCCTGGTGGGCTTTTATATC
The Sminthopsis crassicaudata isolate SCR6 chromosome 4, ASM4859323v1, whole genome shotgun sequence genome window above contains:
- the LOC141540453 gene encoding uncharacterized protein LOC141540453; translated protein: MADTCFSGPCFPTASAVSVCSSDVSCGSNRVCLPSSCTGSSWQLDDCPESCCEPGCCPAPCCPAPCCTPASCLTLVCRPVCCVPATCQVACEPSPCQALCTSSCSPSCCQLSGCQPSGCGSSCCQQSCCPTPCCTASLCSVQSCCCVPVCCKPSCCISLPVCCKPSCCVTRACCPTSSCCQPSCCRPACCVPLMCRPVCGLASCCAPVSCRPSCCGPTSSSSCCCAPSCCPAAPCCRPASCVSLVCRPACCKPACCAPSCGQKSCC